The Entelurus aequoreus isolate RoL-2023_Sb linkage group LG03, RoL_Eaeq_v1.1, whole genome shotgun sequence genome contains the following window.
TTATTGTAACCTCGTCTACTTGAGGGTGGAAAGGTTGATTTAGTGGTCTTTCCAGGGCATCACTATTGACAGGCCGCTACCAGACCCGCTCAGGGATGTACCCCGGGGTCCTGTATCCTGGCTCAATCGGTGGTCTTCCATTGAACGAGACCACCATCGCCGAGGTGCTGAAACCTCTTGGCTACGCCACAGCCGTGGTAGGGAAATGGCACCTGGGCGTGGGGGCCAATGGAAGGTTCCTTCCGACCAGGCAGGGTTTTGACGAGTACCTGGGGATTCCATACTCCCACGACATGGTCCGTGCATCCTGGAGATGAACCGCTTCATTCACTGCGCTGCTTTGACCGTCTGCTTTTCTTCTTCCAGGGTCCATGTCACAACCTGTCATGCTTTCCGCCGGATGTCAAGTGCTTCGGATTGTGCGACGTCGACTCGGTGGCGGTCCCGCTGATGCACAACGAGGTCATCAAGCAACAGCCCGTTAACTTCCTGGATCTGGAACGGGCTTACAGTGACTTCTCCACCGCTTTCATCGCCGCAGCGGCCGAAAAGAACCAACCTTTCTTCCTCTACTACCCTTCCCATGTGGGCAACGTTGACCATTACTATGAACCACCAATAGTTTGTTTTATCTTACCATTTGTTCTTCTCTCCTGCACCAGCACACCCACTGCCCCCAGTATGCAGGCCCGGGGGCTGCTGGGAAGACTTCAAGGGGTCCATTTGGAGACGCTCTGCTGGAGTTTGACAACACTGTGGGAAACCTGCTGGCTACATTGGAGAAGACCGGCGTGATCAACAACACCCTGGTCTTCTTCACGTCGGACAACGGGTGGGCTGTTTTTCTCAGGAATGAATACACGAAATAGTGTCACTGTCCAAACACTTCTGGACCTGGCTGTTGTCAGCTATGAACTGATGCTGTGATTGAAGTGCAACTTTACTTTTCTCCTCTACAGGCCTGCATTATTTCGCATGGCCCGCGGAGGTAGCGCGGGGACTCTGAGATGCGGCAAAGGCACCACGTATGAGGGCGGCATGAGAGAGCCAGCCATCGCCTATTGGCCCGGCATGATCACGCCAGGTGTGCTGCAAATACACactagatttaaaggcctactgaaatgacatttttgtattcaaacggggatagcagatccattctatgtgtcatacttgatcatttcgcgatattgccatatttttgatgaaaggatttagtagagaacaacgatgataaaggtcgcaacttttggtcgctgataaaaaaaagccttgcctataccggaagtagcgtgacgacaccggaggaaggactcctcacattgtaccattgtttacaatgcagcgagagagattcagaccgagaaagcgacgattaccccattaatttgagcgaggatgaaagatttgtggatgaggaaagtgagagtgaaggactagagaggcaatgcaggacgtatcttttttcgctctgaccgtaacttaggtacaagctggctcattggattccacactttctcctttttctattgtgaatcacagatttgtattttaaaccaccccggatactatatcctcttgaacatgagagtcgagaaggtgaaatggacattcacagtgacttttatctccacgacaatacatcggcgaagctctttag
Protein-coding sequences here:
- the LOC133646085 gene encoding arylsulfatase A-like — encoded protein: MDVAHFCFLCSLFVCNYAASPPNFVLIFADDLGFGDLGCYGHPSSLTPNLDRLAARGLRFTDFYSTSPVCSPSRASLLTGRYQTRSGMYPGVLYPGSIGGLPLNETTIAEVLKPLGYATAVVGKWHLGVGANGRFLPTRQGFDEYLGIPYSHDMGPCHNLSCFPPDVKCFGLCDVDSVAVPLMHNEVIKQQPVNFLDLERAYSDFSTAFIAAAAEKNQPFFLYYPSHHTHCPQYAGPGAAGKTSRGPFGDALLEFDNTVGNLLATLEKTGVINNTLVFFTSDNGPALFRMARGGSAGTLRCGKGTTYEGGMREPAIAYWPGMITPGVTQELASTLDILPTIAGLAGARAPPVVLDGVDMADILFNHGKSKRESMMFYPTDPSEECGLFALRLGKYKAHFYTQGSIHSTTTPDKECSTFVLRKHHDPPLIFHLDADPSERYPLPLDGQPDMQELLERMKRVKEEFEGSMSFGESQTSKGSDPQLEPCCNPQCSPKPSCCHC